The Pseudophaeobacter arcticus DSM 23566 genome includes a region encoding these proteins:
- a CDS encoding amino acid ABC transporter ATP-binding/permease protein produces MKISIFLLKDERRAFVQGLVLSLCVLVMGLALLALSGWFITAAAAAGMIGLGTLFNVFAPSAMVRFLALGRTAARYGERLTTHDATLRMLSNLRVRLLSGVLSSPYRQLERLRASVFLNRVTADIDALDGLALRLLLPGGAGLAVIVLTAGVVGMLVHPSVALGLLVGYGLVPTVIFILGQSYAKGPSRRTEAGMQALRSRIIDLITAREELVAFGQMQNAQTNVGKAAGYQSKGQAAVERGERQTGFWLELIGWAVVSLSLGIGASLTQSGEISPAQAAIGIFAALALSEVVAPVRRALSEIGKMQSAAKRIVPLVDGAAKPALAEPCDLSRASLACEALVARRGPGGHALFSPLSFHAEPGNTVALTGRSGCGKSTVLLIAAGQILPSSGRMSFGGRSPHQMATKVRTGGIAMVSQRHALVAGTVAENLRLVAPAASDAELWEVLEATELAQTVRTKGGLDARLAFRGAGLSGGEARRLVLARALLRRPDLLLLDEPTEGLDAPMAKSVLAGLRQVLPNAIILMAAHRPEEMAFADQVIPLVSTPAQNLR; encoded by the coding sequence ATGAAAATATCCATTTTCCTTCTGAAGGATGAGCGCCGGGCCTTTGTTCAGGGCTTGGTGCTATCGCTTTGCGTTCTGGTCATGGGTCTTGCCCTTCTGGCGCTGTCAGGCTGGTTCATTACTGCTGCTGCGGCGGCGGGGATGATTGGGCTGGGCACGCTCTTCAACGTCTTTGCACCCTCGGCAATGGTGCGGTTTCTGGCTCTGGGGCGGACAGCCGCCCGGTACGGAGAGCGTTTGACAACCCATGATGCAACCTTGCGAATGTTGTCAAATCTCCGCGTCCGGCTACTGTCCGGAGTCCTGTCATCGCCGTACAGGCAGCTTGAGCGACTTCGCGCCAGTGTCTTTCTCAATCGTGTGACCGCCGATATTGATGCGCTTGACGGTCTGGCGTTGCGACTCCTGCTGCCGGGGGGCGCTGGTTTGGCTGTGATTGTCTTGACCGCCGGTGTCGTTGGCATGCTTGTGCATCCCTCTGTCGCATTGGGTCTCCTTGTTGGGTATGGGCTTGTCCCAACTGTGATTTTTATCTTGGGGCAATCTTATGCGAAAGGCCCTTCGCGGCGAACCGAAGCGGGGATGCAGGCGCTGCGGAGCCGGATAATTGACCTTATCACCGCGCGCGAAGAGTTGGTGGCATTTGGACAGATGCAAAACGCACAGACCAATGTGGGCAAGGCCGCAGGCTACCAATCAAAGGGGCAGGCGGCGGTTGAAAGGGGGGAGCGGCAGACCGGGTTTTGGCTTGAGCTGATTGGGTGGGCTGTTGTGTCTCTGTCGCTTGGGATTGGTGCATCACTGACACAATCTGGTGAGATTTCACCTGCGCAGGCGGCTATTGGTATTTTTGCGGCGCTGGCCCTGTCCGAAGTGGTGGCGCCCGTGCGCCGCGCATTGTCCGAAATTGGCAAGATGCAGTCGGCAGCAAAACGAATTGTTCCGCTGGTGGACGGCGCTGCAAAACCGGCGCTTGCGGAGCCGTGCGATCTCTCTCGCGCGTCTCTCGCTTGCGAGGCCCTGGTTGCCAGGCGTGGACCAGGGGGGCATGCCTTGTTTTCGCCGCTTAGCTTTCATGCAGAGCCTGGGAACACCGTGGCATTGACTGGCCGCAGTGGCTGTGGAAAGTCCACAGTATTGCTGATTGCAGCGGGTCAGATCCTGCCAAGCAGCGGCCGAATGTCCTTTGGCGGAAGGTCACCACATCAAATGGCGACCAAGGTCCGGACCGGTGGTATTGCAATGGTTTCGCAGCGACATGCTTTGGTGGCCGGGACCGTGGCCGAAAATCTTCGACTGGTCGCCCCGGCGGCTTCGGATGCTGAGCTTTGGGAGGTTTTGGAGGCCACTGAGCTTGCGCAGACGGTGCGCACCAAAGGTGGCCTTGATGCCCGTCTTGCGTTTCGTGGTGCAGGTTTGTCAGGCGGTGAGGCGCGGCGGTTGGTCCTGGCCCGCGCATTGTTACGCAGGCCGGACCTGTTGCTGCTGGATGAGCCCACCGAAGGGCTGGATGCACCGATGGCGAAATCTGTTCTGGCGGGGCTGCGCCAGGTTTTGCCAAATGCGATCATTCTGATGGCGGCCCATCGACCCGAAGAAATGGCTTTTGCAGACCAGGTCATCCCGCTTGTTTCGACACCGGCGCAGAATTTGCGATAA
- a CDS encoding cytochrome ubiquinol oxidase subunit I has product MEIGLVELSRMQFALTAMYHFLFVPLTLGLSILVAIMETVYVMTNRPIWRQMTKFWGSLFGINFVLGVATGITMEFQFGMNWSYYSHYVGDIFGAPLAMEGLMAFFLEATFVGLFFFGWDKLSKVQHMGVTWLVAIGSNFSALWILIANGWMQNPVGAEFNPDTMRMEMTSFYDVLFNEVAQAKFVHTVSAGYVTASVFVLGVSALYLIQNKHRDLARRSIAVSSAFGLAAAMSVVVLGDESGYSASHTQKMKLAAIEAMWETHDAPAPFTAIGFPDQEARETHYAVEIPWAMGLIGTRSLTKEIPGINELVAESEDRIRAGLIAYDALMTIRKRRDRTPQDVRDRFETHSGNLGFALLLKRYADDPRDATEAQIKMAADDTIPGVAPLFWAFRIMVALGFSFIGVMAYFFYRASFRQMQFPRWSLYAAVAIIPTPWIAAELGWFVAEFGRQPWTVDGVLPTALSLSHLSIADLLITLAGFLIFYSVLFVIEIKLMVKYIRKGPFLDVDETNAWQQRHAARLRSDARLSSPSATSAE; this is encoded by the coding sequence ATGGAGATCGGACTGGTCGAGCTGTCACGCATGCAGTTTGCGCTGACTGCGATGTATCACTTTCTCTTCGTGCCGCTGACGCTGGGTCTGTCGATCCTCGTGGCGATCATGGAGACCGTCTATGTCATGACGAATCGTCCCATCTGGCGGCAGATGACCAAATTTTGGGGCTCACTGTTTGGCATCAACTTTGTGTTGGGTGTTGCCACCGGGATCACGATGGAGTTCCAGTTCGGCATGAACTGGAGCTACTACAGCCATTATGTTGGCGACATTTTTGGTGCGCCGCTGGCGATGGAAGGTCTGATGGCCTTCTTCCTTGAAGCGACATTTGTCGGCCTGTTCTTTTTTGGTTGGGATAAGCTGAGCAAGGTTCAGCACATGGGGGTCACCTGGCTGGTCGCCATTGGATCAAACTTTTCCGCGCTATGGATTTTGATCGCCAACGGCTGGATGCAGAACCCGGTCGGGGCTGAATTCAATCCTGATACCATGCGCATGGAGATGACCTCGTTCTATGACGTTCTGTTCAACGAGGTGGCACAAGCAAAATTCGTACATACCGTGTCCGCCGGTTATGTCACGGCCTCAGTCTTTGTCTTGGGGGTCTCGGCGCTTTACCTGATTCAGAACAAGCACAGAGATCTGGCCCGGCGATCAATTGCGGTATCATCCGCTTTTGGTCTGGCTGCGGCGATGTCGGTGGTCGTCCTTGGTGACGAGTCTGGCTATTCGGCCAGCCATACACAAAAAATGAAACTCGCCGCAATTGAAGCAATGTGGGAAACCCACGACGCTCCCGCCCCTTTTACGGCCATTGGCTTTCCGGACCAGGAGGCGCGTGAAACCCACTATGCTGTGGAAATCCCTTGGGCGATGGGCCTGATTGGCACCCGCAGCTTGACCAAGGAAATCCCGGGTATCAATGAACTTGTCGCCGAATCCGAGGACCGGATCCGAGCAGGCCTGATCGCATATGACGCGCTGATGACCATTCGAAAGCGACGCGACAGGACACCGCAAGACGTGCGGGACAGGTTTGAGACGCATTCCGGCAATCTTGGCTTTGCCCTGCTGCTCAAGCGCTACGCCGATGACCCGCGCGACGCAACAGAGGCCCAGATCAAGATGGCGGCGGACGATACGATTCCCGGCGTGGCACCACTCTTTTGGGCGTTCCGGATCATGGTTGCGCTTGGTTTCAGCTTTATCGGGGTGATGGCCTATTTCTTCTATCGCGCCTCGTTCCGACAAATGCAGTTCCCACGCTGGTCGCTCTATGCGGCCGTTGCCATCATCCCAACACCGTGGATTGCGGCAGAGCTGGGGTGGTTCGTGGCTGAATTTGGACGCCAGCCCTGGACCGTGGACGGCGTGTTGCCCACGGCATTGAGCCTGTCCCACCTCAGCATCGCCGATCTGTTGATCACGCTTGCTGGGTTCCTCATCTTCTATTCAGTCCTCTTTGTGATCGAGATAAAACTGATGGTGAAATACATCCGCAAGGGGCCGTTTCTGGACGTGGATGAGACCAACGCCTGGCAGCAACGTCACGCGGCACGGCTGCGGTCTGATGCCCGCCTTTCCTCTCCATCTGCCACATCTGCGGAGTAA
- the cydB gene encoding cytochrome d ubiquinol oxidase subunit II: MILFELIEYDILRVIWWALLGVLLIGFALTDGFDMGVGALLPFVAKTDVERRVAINTVGPVWEGNQVWFILGGGAIFAAWPPLYAVSFSGFYLAMFVVLAAFIVRPVAFKYRSKREGVKWRSRWDWALFAGGAVPALLFGVAVGNVLLGVPFYLTEDLMPMYPGNFAVKFLGLLHPFALLAGGVSLSMLLMHGAAWLSLKAEGVVAERARAIGGKAGMVAAAGYALAGLWLAVGVDGFVLGDVAANGPSNPLYSDVTQAGSWLKAYSDRPWIAVAPLMGFAGIGLAVLGLRAGREVSTLLWSKMGILGIISSVGLTMFPFILPSTLDPNSSLTVWDASSSHQTLFIMLVATAIFMPLILMYTAWVYKVLWGKVTEEQVTEKSETVY; the protein is encoded by the coding sequence ATGATCCTCTTTGAATTGATCGAATATGATATCCTTCGCGTGATCTGGTGGGCGCTTCTGGGCGTTTTGCTGATCGGATTTGCTTTGACCGACGGTTTTGACATGGGGGTTGGTGCATTGCTTCCTTTCGTCGCCAAAACCGATGTGGAGCGCCGGGTGGCGATCAACACAGTTGGCCCGGTCTGGGAGGGCAACCAGGTGTGGTTCATTCTGGGTGGGGGCGCGATCTTTGCCGCTTGGCCACCGCTCTACGCGGTGAGTTTTTCGGGCTTCTATCTTGCGATGTTTGTGGTTTTGGCCGCTTTTATTGTGCGCCCGGTTGCGTTCAAGTACCGGTCCAAGCGCGAGGGCGTCAAATGGCGGTCCCGCTGGGACTGGGCACTATTTGCTGGTGGGGCCGTGCCTGCGCTGCTGTTCGGCGTTGCTGTCGGCAACGTGCTGCTGGGCGTGCCTTTCTATCTGACCGAAGACCTGATGCCGATGTATCCGGGCAATTTTGCCGTCAAATTCCTTGGCCTGTTGCACCCCTTTGCGCTGCTGGCCGGTGGGGTGTCGCTGTCGATGCTGTTGATGCACGGTGCGGCTTGGCTGTCCCTAAAGGCTGAAGGTGTGGTGGCTGAACGGGCCCGCGCCATCGGGGGGAAGGCCGGGATGGTTGCCGCAGCGGGATATGCCTTGGCAGGTCTCTGGCTGGCAGTTGGTGTCGACGGCTTTGTCCTCGGTGACGTGGCCGCAAACGGCCCGTCTAACCCGCTCTATTCTGACGTCACGCAGGCCGGGTCATGGCTGAAAGCCTATTCTGATCGGCCGTGGATCGCGGTTGCTCCGCTGATGGGATTTGCCGGGATCGGGCTGGCGGTGCTTGGCTTGCGTGCGGGACGCGAAGTTTCGACATTGCTGTGGTCTAAGATGGGGATTTTGGGGATCATCTCCAGTGTTGGCCTGACGATGTTCCCGTTTATCCTGCCCTCGACCCTTGATCCCAACAGTTCCCTGACCGTTTGGGACGCGTCGTCATCGCACCAGACGCTCTTTATCATGCTGGTGGCCACCGCCATCTTCATGCCTCTAATCCTGATGTACACGGCATGGGTCTATAAGGTCCTTTGGGGCAAAGTGACTGAAGAGCAAGTCACTGAAAAATCGGAAACTGTATACTAA
- the cydX gene encoding cytochrome bd-I oxidase subunit CydX, giving the protein MWYFAWLLGLPLAALFAVLNAIWLELRTDACFSEEGECPMGEHKN; this is encoded by the coding sequence ATGTGGTATTTTGCATGGCTTCTCGGCTTGCCCCTGGCGGCGCTCTTTGCCGTCCTTAACGCGATCTGGCTGGAGTTGCGGACAGATGCCTGTTTCTCGGAGGAGGGGGAGTGCCCCATGGGAGAACACAAAAACTGA
- a CDS encoding GTP-binding protein, producing the protein MKDIEASDTRLPVTVLSGFLGAGKTTLLNRVLNNRDGRRVAVIVNDMSEVNIDADLVREGTELSRSEETLVEMSNGCICCTLRDDLLKEVRNLSSEGRFDYLLIESTGISEPLPVAATFDFRDEDGQSLSDVARLDTMVTVVDAVNLLEDFSSHDFLTDRGESLGAQDDRSLVSLLTEQIEFADVVILNKVADAGRDRTDTARKIIRALNGDAKIIETNHSEVSADAILNTGLFDFETAHEHPMWAKELYGFANHTPEDEEYGIGSFVYHARAPFDPQKLHQILNGTLPGVIRAKGHFWVATQPEWAAEFSLAGALSSVKPLGLWWAAVPEDRLPTHPQAQAEIARNWVDPWGDRRQELVFIGVGLERETICARLNSALLTAEEFRPQDWVDLPDPFPRWGQHR; encoded by the coding sequence ATGAAAGACATCGAAGCATCTGATACCCGCCTTCCCGTAACGGTTTTGTCCGGGTTTCTCGGCGCAGGCAAAACGACGCTGTTGAATCGCGTCCTGAACAATCGAGACGGGCGCCGCGTGGCGGTGATCGTCAATGATATGTCTGAAGTGAACATTGATGCCGATTTGGTGCGCGAAGGCACTGAACTCTCCCGCTCCGAGGAAACGCTGGTGGAAATGTCCAATGGCTGTATCTGCTGCACGCTTCGCGATGACTTGCTGAAAGAGGTGCGCAATCTGTCCAGCGAGGGGCGTTTTGACTATCTGTTGATCGAATCTACAGGTATCTCCGAACCGCTCCCTGTCGCCGCCACGTTTGATTTCCGTGATGAAGATGGCCAAAGCCTCTCCGATGTTGCGCGTCTGGACACCATGGTCACGGTTGTGGATGCCGTGAACCTGCTGGAAGATTTTTCAAGCCATGATTTCCTGACAGATCGTGGGGAATCCCTGGGCGCGCAGGATGATCGTAGTCTTGTCAGCCTTTTGACAGAGCAGATTGAATTTGCAGATGTGGTGATCCTCAACAAGGTTGCCGACGCCGGGCGCGACCGGACAGACACCGCCCGCAAAATCATCCGTGCCTTGAATGGTGATGCCAAGATTATCGAAACCAACCATTCCGAGGTCTCAGCCGATGCGATTTTGAACACTGGGCTGTTCGACTTTGAGACCGCCCATGAACATCCGATGTGGGCCAAGGAACTTTATGGTTTTGCCAATCACACCCCGGAGGACGAAGAATATGGGATTGGTTCTTTTGTTTATCATGCGCGCGCGCCATTTGATCCCCAAAAGCTGCACCAGATACTCAACGGAACTTTGCCAGGGGTGATCCGGGCCAAAGGACATTTCTGGGTCGCAACCCAACCCGAGTGGGCCGCTGAATTCAGCCTGGCTGGAGCCTTGTCCTCCGTAAAACCACTGGGGCTTTGGTGGGCTGCAGTACCTGAAGACCGCCTTCCCACCCATCCACAGGCGCAAGCGGAAATTGCCAGGAACTGGGTCGACCCCTGGGGAGATCGCCGACAGGAATTGGTGTTTATCGGTGTTGGCCTGGAACGCGAGACCATTTGCGCGCGGCTAAATTCTGCCCTGCTCACCGCCGAAGAATTTCGCCCGCAAGACTGGGTAGATTTGCCGGACCCTTTCCCACGTTGGGGACAGCATCGCTAA
- a CDS encoding tetratricopeptide repeat-containing sulfotransferase family protein — MDFALDVLDRAERKFPGDLSVLIARIHMLRAAGDVESALQAAGAALAQDPNAPEALFLRGILLEENGQLLDAISALEALLELHPNHAIAMVNLGRFYAFSNQSDKAIEVTERAYSIAPNLPAVLQNLAIRQRETGDFPQAAQTFRQLMSLSSEFGPDSLRQLADLVAPEELDALSRQIDQAEAAGCPPALREHLEFARVTIAKRAKDDPQYVTSVLRANRLAAKHRPYDSKADSQFHTAIRDSYRAESPSVISPATQALLPATPIFIVGLPRSGTTLLERMLSQGDGVAGLGEVALFNRFIGKRLMTGTSITDALPELRQAYAGFQSAVGPARWTVDKMPANYAHLGWINTAMPEARIILLRRDIRDVALSMFENYFDDPGQNFTFEEQRIQHRIQLFEKTIADWRALGAEFLESHYEDLVQSPEATLRSITDYCDLPFDPEMLNPAENTAAIRTVSSTQARQSVNTKSVARWERYSELLPKVFGP; from the coding sequence ATGGATTTTGCATTGGATGTGCTGGATCGGGCGGAAAGAAAATTTCCAGGTGACCTCAGCGTCTTGATAGCGCGCATCCACATGTTGCGTGCTGCTGGTGACGTCGAATCCGCACTGCAAGCCGCCGGCGCAGCCCTGGCCCAGGACCCCAATGCCCCCGAAGCGCTCTTCTTGCGCGGCATTCTTCTGGAAGAAAACGGTCAATTGCTCGACGCGATTTCCGCCTTGGAGGCGCTGCTGGAGCTTCATCCGAACCACGCCATCGCAATGGTGAACCTTGGCCGTTTTTATGCCTTTTCGAACCAGTCAGACAAAGCGATCGAGGTCACCGAGCGGGCCTATTCCATCGCCCCAAACTTGCCCGCCGTGCTGCAGAACCTGGCAATCCGCCAGCGCGAAACCGGGGACTTTCCCCAGGCCGCGCAGACCTTTCGCCAGCTTATGAGCCTTTCGTCAGAATTCGGGCCAGACTCGCTGCGGCAATTGGCGGATCTTGTTGCACCCGAAGAGCTGGACGCACTGTCCCGGCAGATCGACCAGGCAGAGGCTGCGGGCTGTCCACCGGCTTTGCGCGAGCATCTGGAGTTTGCCCGGGTCACCATCGCCAAGCGGGCCAAGGATGATCCACAGTATGTCACATCGGTCCTTCGCGCCAATCGGCTCGCAGCAAAGCACCGCCCCTATGATTCAAAGGCCGACAGTCAGTTTCACACTGCCATTCGCGACAGCTATCGGGCTGAATCCCCCTCTGTGATATCTCCAGCCACTCAGGCTTTGCTGCCCGCGACACCCATCTTTATCGTCGGCCTGCCACGGTCGGGGACGACCCTTCTGGAACGCATGCTTTCACAGGGGGACGGGGTTGCGGGACTGGGAGAGGTCGCGCTGTTCAACCGGTTCATCGGCAAGCGGCTGATGACGGGCACCTCGATCACTGACGCTCTGCCCGAGCTGCGGCAGGCCTATGCAGGGTTCCAATCTGCCGTGGGGCCAGCCAGATGGACCGTGGACAAGATGCCAGCGAATTATGCCCATCTGGGCTGGATAAACACGGCCATGCCCGAGGCGCGGATCATCCTGTTGCGGCGGGACATCCGGGACGTTGCCCTGTCCATGTTCGAGAACTACTTTGATGATCCCGGCCAGAACTTCACCTTCGAAGAACAGCGCATCCAGCACCGAATCCAACTGTTTGAAAAGACCATCGCGGATTGGCGGGCCTTGGGGGCGGAGTTTCTGGAGAGCCACTACGAAGATCTGGTTCAATCGCCCGAAGCGACCCTACGGTCGATCACGGACTATTGCGACCTGCCGTTTGACCCCGAGATGCTCAACCCTGCCGAGAACACCGCCGCCATCCGGACGGTCAGCAGCACACAAGCGCGCCAGTCAGTCAACACCAAAAGCGTGGCGCGATGGGAGAGGTATTCAGAGTTATTACCAAAGGTATTTGGGCCGTAA
- a CDS encoding NYN domain-containing protein, which translates to MKTPVFLLIVSSIALGGTLFLAGFSEFVLVTGPCFIASLVLVLRALTKHQRRWVILDGSNVMHWRDGTPQIETLQEVIRELQAAGYSPGVVFDANAGYLLSGAYQNDGALAKALGLSEERVMVVPKGSPADPAILTAARDLGARVVTNDRYRDWAEQHPEIHQPGYLIKGGYKAGKLWLNFDEPAKKSKIR; encoded by the coding sequence ATGAAAACCCCAGTATTTTTGCTCATAGTTTCAAGCATTGCGCTTGGCGGAACACTATTCCTTGCCGGTTTTTCCGAGTTTGTCCTCGTCACAGGCCCTTGTTTTATTGCCAGTCTGGTGCTGGTCCTTCGTGCTCTCACCAAGCACCAAAGGCGTTGGGTGATCTTAGACGGTTCAAATGTCATGCATTGGCGTGACGGCACTCCTCAAATCGAAACTCTCCAAGAAGTGATCCGGGAACTGCAAGCAGCAGGCTACAGCCCCGGCGTCGTGTTTGATGCCAATGCCGGCTACCTCTTGTCCGGGGCCTATCAAAATGACGGCGCTTTGGCCAAAGCTCTGGGGCTGTCGGAAGAACGGGTGATGGTGGTCCCAAAAGGGTCGCCCGCAGACCCCGCTATTCTGACCGCCGCGCGTGATCTGGGAGCCAGGGTGGTGACAAATGACCGATATCGTGACTGGGCGGAGCAGCATCCGGAAATTCATCAGCCAGGGTATTTGATCAAAGGCGGATACAAGGCAGGAAAGCTATGGTTGAACTTTGACGAGCCTGCAAAAAAGTCAAAGATCCGCTAG
- a CDS encoding DUF1330 domain-containing protein, with protein MAAFVIGQMMIQSRDWMEEYFSKIPEVVQQHQGVFRVRGGNPLRMEGESPVPDAAFIIEFPDREHGEAFWNSDEFQSLAVLRRSGSTLNAILVDAL; from the coding sequence ATGGCGGCATTTGTTATCGGTCAGATGATGATTCAGAGCCGGGATTGGATGGAGGAATACTTTTCCAAGATCCCCGAAGTTGTGCAGCAGCACCAAGGAGTATTCAGGGTACGGGGCGGCAATCCCCTGCGCATGGAGGGAGAAAGCCCTGTGCCGGATGCTGCGTTCATAATCGAATTCCCCGACCGCGAGCATGGTGAGGCATTTTGGAACTCAGATGAGTTTCAGTCGCTTGCGGTCCTGCGGCGTTCTGGGTCCACCTTGAACGCTATTCTCGTCGACGCATTGTAA
- a CDS encoding MFS transporter — protein MSKLIPIPLLALALFTVTFAVNLQAPLYDVYAAASDVGATAVTLAFAAYVGGLIPTLVLLGGLSDRIGRRVPITLALVLGTFATALLVQMPSWTSLVIARVLLGIGTGLATTAGTAYMTEILGADRAKTAALIVTSATSLGFGGGALATGICLGVQGATLLPASYIALFIAAPMLAVIALGLPRIDKPRAVSLLRLPVFPAGTWVFGVAMALAWATTGMTIAVVPLELAANDLGGWTGLVIFLAIFVGFLCQPIARRMTNARALALGFVLIPLGFLILLGGVWFKLLALVLIGTCITSAASYGFTYLASLAEVSLRAPEDRARATAGLFVYAYFGFSLPVIASGVLADMFGLLPAMLGFGAVQIAATAIVVMIWRRSSPSLHLAVIGK, from the coding sequence ATGTCCAAACTGATTCCGATACCCTTGCTTGCCCTTGCTCTGTTCACGGTAACTTTCGCGGTGAATCTTCAGGCACCGCTGTACGATGTCTACGCGGCAGCAAGTGATGTGGGCGCGACGGCGGTAACCTTGGCATTCGCGGCCTATGTCGGGGGCCTGATACCGACGCTGGTGCTACTTGGGGGGCTTTCGGACCGGATCGGGCGGCGGGTGCCGATTACATTGGCACTGGTCCTTGGCACATTTGCGACGGCGCTCTTGGTGCAGATGCCAAGCTGGACAAGTCTGGTGATCGCACGCGTGCTGCTCGGGATAGGCACCGGTCTCGCGACCACCGCCGGAACGGCCTATATGACCGAAATCCTTGGCGCAGATCGGGCAAAAACCGCCGCGTTGATTGTGACCTCCGCGACGTCGCTTGGTTTTGGCGGAGGGGCGCTGGCAACCGGTATCTGTCTCGGAGTGCAGGGGGCGACGCTGCTGCCCGCCAGCTATATCGCCCTGTTCATTGCAGCGCCCATGCTCGCCGTGATTGCCCTCGGGCTGCCCCGCATCGACAAGCCGCGCGCGGTCTCGCTTTTGCGTCTTCCGGTTTTTCCGGCGGGCACCTGGGTCTTTGGGGTGGCAATGGCGCTGGCCTGGGCCACAACCGGCATGACCATCGCAGTGGTCCCGCTGGAGCTCGCCGCGAATGATCTTGGCGGTTGGACTGGTCTCGTTATTTTTCTGGCAATCTTCGTCGGGTTCCTCTGCCAGCCAATTGCCCGGCGCATGACAAACGCCCGCGCGCTTGCCCTTGGGTTTGTCTTGATCCCGCTTGGCTTTCTTATCCTTCTGGGCGGTGTCTGGTTCAAGCTATTGGCATTGGTTCTTATCGGCACCTGCATCACCAGCGCGGCGAGCTATGGCTTCACCTATCTGGCCTCACTGGCAGAAGTCTCGTTGCGGGCGCCAGAAGACCGGGCGCGGGCGACGGCGGGGCTGTTTGTCTATGCCTATTTCGGCTTCTCGCTGCCGGTGATCGCCAGCGGCGTACTGGCCGATATGTTTGGCCTGCTCCCGGCGATGCTGGGGTTCGGAGCAGTCCAGATCGCGGCCACAGCAATTGTTGTCATGATTTGGAGACGATCCTCCCCTTCCCTGCACCTTGCCGTCATAGGGAAATGA
- a CDS encoding aminotransferase-like domain-containing protein: MTKARYIRLADMLSTAIHEGKLAPGTKLLTHRAFAEQANVALATATRAYSELERRGLVVGEAGRGTFVRDLGLPPTLWVRQAVEEGLTDLVFNMPGDAADADMLRAGLRRLAAAGDLDAMLRYQPHGGRPHECRIIAESLVSRLGPIDPDCLLVTSGGQHGLATIALGLFRRGAAIATDSLTYPGFKSIAALQGLDLIPVEGRGGVMNPDDLERQCRRHKLQAIYLMPTVHNPLGAVMDTPTRLRIIEIARKHDLLIIEDAAYAFLELDPPPSLFSLAPERTLHVGGFSKSLATGLRLGYVITPAIHLDRLLEAIRATTWNAPALISGLVTGWIEDGSLARSEESRRRDGAERQQICRAVLTDSPVLSHRNAGFAWLPLDTGIRAEPIVTRLKTQGISTCGAGPFSTAVAVPQALRLAFGGLPKAELKGLFQKVREAVEEASLD, translated from the coding sequence ATGACCAAAGCGCGATATATACGTTTGGCTGATATGCTCTCGACCGCGATCCACGAGGGCAAACTGGCTCCGGGCACAAAGCTGCTCACCCATCGCGCCTTTGCCGAGCAGGCCAATGTGGCGCTTGCAACCGCGACTCGCGCCTATAGCGAGCTTGAACGCAGGGGCTTGGTGGTCGGTGAAGCAGGGCGCGGTACCTTTGTGCGCGACCTGGGCCTGCCCCCCACCCTTTGGGTCCGCCAAGCCGTGGAGGAGGGTCTCACCGACCTGGTTTTCAACATGCCGGGTGACGCCGCCGATGCAGATATGTTGCGCGCGGGGCTGCGGCGGCTCGCGGCGGCGGGCGATCTGGATGCGATGTTGCGCTACCAGCCACACGGCGGGCGCCCCCACGAGTGCCGGATCATCGCCGAAAGCCTTGTCTCCAGACTTGGCCCAATTGACCCGGACTGCCTTTTGGTCACCTCTGGTGGGCAGCATGGGCTGGCAACCATCGCTCTGGGGCTTTTTCGGCGCGGCGCGGCAATTGCAACTGACAGCCTGACCTATCCCGGCTTTAAATCCATTGCGGCTTTGCAGGGGCTTGATCTCATCCCTGTCGAAGGGCGCGGCGGCGTGATGAACCCGGATGATTTGGAACGCCAATGCCGCAGGCACAAACTGCAGGCTATTTACCTGATGCCTACCGTCCATAACCCATTGGGCGCGGTGATGGATACGCCGACGCGTTTGCGCATTATCGAGATCGCGCGAAAGCACGACCTTTTGATCATCGAGGATGCAGCCTATGCTTTTCTGGAACTGGACCCGCCGCCAAGCCTGTTTTCCCTCGCGCCGGAGCGGACCCTTCATGTGGGTGGTTTTTCCAAAAGCCTCGCGACGGGACTGCGGCTGGGGTATGTGATCACACCTGCGATCCATCTCGACAGATTGCTTGAGGCGATCAGAGCGACGACCTGGAACGCACCGGCGTTGATTTCGGGCCTGGTTACCGGCTGGATCGAGGACGGCAGCCTCGCCAGATCCGAAGAAAGCCGGAGGCGGGACGGGGCGGAACGTCAGCAGATTTGCCGGGCCGTTCTGACGGATTCCCCTGTTCTTTCTCATCGCAATGCAGGTTTTGCCTGGTTGCCGCTCGACACTGGCATTCGGGCCGAACCGATTGTCACACGGCTAAAAACGCAGGGAATTTCGACCTGCGGGGCGGGGCCATTTTCAACAGCTGTTGCCGTCCCGCAGGCATTGCGCCTGGCGTTTGGTGGTCTGCCGAAGGCTGAGCTTAAAGGGCTTTTCCAAAAGGTCCGCGAGGCCGTCGAAGAAGCCTCTTTAGATTGA